The Ruania halotolerans genome contains the following window.
TGGTCGAGGGCGCCGGCGATGAGGGCGTGGGAGATGCCCTGACCACGAAACCCCGGGCGGACCCGGATGCACCACAGCGACCACACTGGCAGGTCGTCCACGTGCGGGATCTTCCGGTTGCGCGCGAACGCGGTGTCCGATCGTGGCGCGATCGCGGCCCAGCCCGCCGGTTCGTCCTCGTGATAGGCGAGCACGCCGATCGGCCCGCCGGCGAGCAGCTCTTCCACGTACGCTCCCCGCGCCGGCCCGCGAAGTTCGTTGTTGAGTCGAGAGGGCACTCGGTAGCTGAGACACCAGCAGACGTTGGCGTCGGGACGTGTGGGCCCGACGACCGCTCGCACATCGTCGAACACGGCGGCGGGACGCACGCTCACACTCACACCGCTGACTCTATGCTGATCACGGCACCAGCACTGTGATCGGTGTCACAGATGACGTATCGTGAGGTATGCGTATTTCAGAGGTGATCCGTCGCAAGGGAGCCGCGGTCGTCACGGTCTCACCCGAGGTGACCGTAAGCGAACTGCTGGCGTTGCTGGACGAGAAGAACATCGGTGCCGTGGTGGTCTCCGCTGACGCCGGCCGGACGGTCAGCGGCATCGTCACCGAGCGGGACGTGGTGCGCCACCTCCACCGCTCCGGGCCGGACGTGCTGATCTCGAGCGTTGCTGAGGTGATGACCGTCGACGTGCACACGTGTGTGCCGGAGGACGAGTTGGAGACGCTCGCGCGCACCATGACTGAGCATCGGATCCGCCACCTTCCCGTGGTGGTCGAGGGAGAGTTGCAGGCGATCGTCTCCATCGGCGACATCGTGAAGCACC
Protein-coding sequences here:
- a CDS encoding GNAT family N-acetyltransferase → MSVSVRPAAVFDDVRAVVGPTRPDANVCWCLSYRVPSRLNNELRGPARGAYVEELLAGGPIGVLAYHEDEPAGWAAIAPRSDTAFARNRKIPHVDDLPVWSLWCIRVRPGFRGQGISHALIAGALDHARARGAPAVEAYPLDNDGAKVDRTMAYPGLRKNFEAAGFTYAADTSSVLSGFPRVLMRHPLT
- a CDS encoding CBS domain-containing protein — protein: MRISEVIRRKGAAVVTVSPEVTVSELLALLDEKNIGAVVVSADAGRTVSGIVTERDVVRHLHRSGPDVLISSVAEVMTVDVHTCVPEDELETLARTMTEHRIRHLPVVVEGELQAIVSIGDIVKHRIDELQSERDSLVEYVSH